A part of Nocardioides sp. WS12 genomic DNA contains:
- a CDS encoding YqaJ viral recombinase family protein: protein MSSDLTPGSPEWMRVVTASKVAAILGLSPWQSPRALWHQMHGDLPNTAETDTTRRGHYLEPAILAWWRDQHPEFLGVLDLSPSYTLGDWAAATPDARAVEPEHGHDVLVEAKSTAQDWDELPAYYLTQVIWQMHVSGIHRCHVPVIGPRLVFTEFIVDYDDYADDALVIEQRAREFYDSLAADVPPPLDDTVATYDAVRKIHPDIEPKAEVELDATTARQLVEWHDELESTKKSDRLAKSTVIDAMGRAQYATHNGVRIARRQPGKYGVTFVVVAKPADLPDRKETAA from the coding sequence ATGAGCAGCGACCTGACTCCTGGCTCGCCCGAGTGGATGCGAGTCGTCACCGCCAGCAAGGTCGCCGCAATCCTGGGGCTGTCCCCGTGGCAGTCGCCGCGGGCGCTCTGGCACCAGATGCACGGCGACCTCCCGAACACCGCCGAGACCGACACGACGCGACGGGGGCACTACCTCGAGCCCGCGATCCTCGCATGGTGGCGCGACCAACACCCCGAGTTCCTTGGCGTGCTCGACCTGTCGCCGAGCTACACCCTCGGGGACTGGGCAGCGGCCACACCTGACGCCCGCGCTGTTGAGCCCGAGCACGGTCACGACGTCCTCGTCGAAGCGAAGTCCACCGCGCAGGACTGGGACGAACTCCCGGCCTACTACCTGACGCAGGTCATCTGGCAGATGCATGTCAGCGGCATCCACCGCTGCCACGTGCCCGTCATCGGCCCACGCCTCGTGTTCACCGAGTTCATCGTCGACTACGACGACTACGCCGATGACGCCCTGGTGATCGAGCAGCGGGCGCGAGAGTTCTACGACTCCCTCGCTGCCGACGTGCCGCCCCCGCTGGACGACACGGTCGCCACCTATGACGCCGTCCGCAAGATCCACCCGGACATCGAGCCCAAGGCCGAGGTCGAACTCGACGCCACGACCGCACGGCAACTCGTGGAGTGGCATGACGAGCTGGAGTCCACCAAGAAGTCCGACCGCCTCGCCAAGTCGACCGTCATTGACGCCATGGGCCGCGCTCAGTACGCCACGCACAACGGCGTCCGCATCGCCCGCCGCCAACCCGGCAAGTACGGCGTGACCTTCGTCGTCGTCGCCAAGCCCGCAGACCTTCCCGACCGCAAGGAGACCGCAGCATGA
- a CDS encoding recombinase RecT, whose protein sequence is MTIEQYNPTTELATVTARSGYDLIRSTAAAMADANAIAKAVCSTDMVPKHFRGKPDDLTAAMLYGATLGFDPMQSARQVFVIHGQAALYARSMAALVMAAGHQVRTVETSDTAVTVEGRRRGADHVELSTWTIDRAKKAGYTDNAKYRTDPQAMLYAKALSEVCRKIAPDVLNGVYAVEEMQMERVESERVDQPVGAVNQLRAALNPSPAQATPSAESPDAADAPATVEASTGEALDVEPMFDYRSGWARAEFFPALRAAEEGGHFADPKAFMSEVVGRDIASSKELTEAEAQLVLAHLPVIKAADVSPEDAFPAEGVTE, encoded by the coding sequence ATGACCATCGAGCAGTACAACCCGACCACCGAACTCGCCACCGTCACGGCCCGCAGCGGCTACGACCTGATCCGGTCCACCGCCGCAGCCATGGCTGACGCCAACGCGATCGCCAAGGCCGTGTGCTCGACCGACATGGTGCCAAAGCACTTCCGGGGCAAGCCCGACGACCTGACCGCCGCGATGCTCTACGGCGCCACCCTCGGCTTCGACCCGATGCAGTCAGCGCGACAGGTGTTCGTGATCCATGGGCAGGCCGCGCTCTACGCCCGGTCCATGGCCGCGCTCGTCATGGCTGCTGGCCACCAGGTGCGCACCGTTGAGACCAGCGACACCGCCGTCACTGTCGAGGGTCGCCGCCGCGGTGCCGACCACGTCGAGCTGTCGACGTGGACCATTGACCGAGCCAAGAAGGCGGGCTACACCGACAACGCGAAGTACCGCACCGACCCGCAGGCGATGCTCTACGCCAAGGCTCTGTCCGAGGTGTGCCGCAAGATCGCGCCCGACGTCCTCAATGGCGTGTACGCCGTCGAAGAGATGCAGATGGAGCGCGTCGAGTCCGAGCGCGTTGACCAGCCTGTCGGCGCGGTGAACCAGTTGCGCGCCGCCCTGAACCCCTCCCCGGCGCAGGCGACGCCAAGCGCCGAGTCTCCCGACGCGGCCGATGCCCCGGCCACGGTTGAGGCGAGCACCGGGGAGGCTCTGGACGTCGAGCCGATGTTCGACTACCGCAGCGGATGGGCGCGGGCCGAGTTCTTCCCCGCCCTGCGCGCCGCCGAGGAAGGCGGCCACTTCGCCGACCCGAAGGCGTTCATGTCCGAGGTCGTCGGCCGCGACATCGCCAGCAGCAAGGAACTCACCGAGGCCGAGGCGCAGCTTGTGCTCGCCCACCTGCCGGTGATCAAGGCCGCCGACGTGAGCCCCGAGGACGCTTTCCCAGCCGAGGGCGTGACCGAGTGA
- a CDS encoding VUT family protein, which yields MSIRIGAAIGFLACILLANYVTTDYGMVSVGFGYMATAGTYFAGLTFVLRDSIQDTAGKWAVIALIVIGAGLSYLVSDPFIATASGVAFLAAELADLAIYTPLRKRGYIRAAVASNIVGSAVDTVLFLWIAGFPIADAWQGQMVGKVAVTAVVVALVIVVRSSRKAATA from the coding sequence GTGAGCATCCGCATCGGAGCCGCCATCGGCTTCCTGGCCTGCATCCTGCTCGCCAACTACGTCACCACCGATTACGGCATGGTGTCGGTCGGCTTCGGCTACATGGCAACGGCGGGCACCTACTTCGCCGGCCTGACCTTCGTCCTTCGCGACTCAATCCAGGACACCGCTGGCAAGTGGGCGGTCATAGCCCTGATTGTCATCGGCGCCGGGTTGTCCTACCTCGTGTCCGACCCGTTCATCGCCACGGCCTCAGGGGTCGCGTTCCTTGCGGCCGAACTCGCTGACCTCGCGATCTACACACCACTGCGGAAGCGCGGCTATATCCGAGCAGCCGTGGCGAGCAACATCGTCGGATCGGCTGTCGACACGGTCCTGTTCCTCTGGATCGCCGGTTTCCCGATCGCCGACGCATGGCAGGGCCAGATGGTCGGCAAGGTCGCCGTCACGGCCGTCGTGGTCGCGCTCGTGATTGTCGTTCGGTCCAGTCGGAAGGCGGCGACGGCATGA